One window of Nocardia nova SH22a genomic DNA carries:
- a CDS encoding class I SAM-dependent methyltransferase — protein sequence MAAAMTYSMAVGDRDAARLALLDQHYNPSSRAFVESVGLGPGATVADIGCGHGTMTAWLADRVGPDGLVYAIDSSAEQLGIARRLVGDLPQVRFVHAGVEDAPLAAGTVDWVYSRFLLMHVADPASALTAMERMLAADGALLLEMSDVGALRFVPGDDPAADLWREWWFALGRARGAAHDSYARTPQLLADAGFIVARRDRFQPVSAMPEAKMLHALGFEQCAPAYLELAGADPADVDAHRAFLERVVPDTDIAVELYETSQYFARKRPRARRL from the coding sequence ATGGCTGCAGCGATGACCTACAGCATGGCCGTCGGCGACCGCGACGCGGCGCGCCTGGCCCTGCTCGACCAGCATTACAACCCCAGTTCCCGGGCCTTCGTCGAATCCGTCGGACTCGGGCCGGGCGCGACGGTGGCCGATATCGGCTGCGGGCACGGAACCATGACGGCGTGGCTCGCCGACCGGGTGGGCCCCGACGGGCTGGTGTACGCGATCGACTCCTCGGCCGAACAACTCGGGATCGCCCGGCGACTGGTCGGTGATCTGCCGCAGGTCCGCTTCGTCCACGCGGGAGTCGAGGACGCGCCGCTGGCGGCCGGGACCGTGGACTGGGTGTACAGCCGATTCCTGCTCATGCACGTCGCCGATCCGGCGTCCGCGCTCACCGCCATGGAACGCATGCTCGCCGCCGACGGCGCCCTGCTGCTGGAGATGTCGGATGTGGGCGCGCTGCGCTTCGTACCGGGCGACGATCCGGCCGCGGATCTGTGGCGGGAGTGGTGGTTCGCCTTGGGCCGGGCGCGCGGCGCCGCCCACGACAGTTACGCGCGCACGCCGCAGCTGCTGGCCGACGCCGGATTCATCGTCGCGCGCCGCGACCGGTTCCAGCCGGTGTCTGCGATGCCGGAGGCGAAGATGTTGCATGCCTTGGGTTTCGAACAATGCGCACCGGCCTATCTGGAACTCGCCGGTGCCGATCCGGCGGATGTCGACGCGCACCGGGCCTTCCTGGAGCGCGTCGTCCCCGATACCGACATCGCGGTCGAACTGTACGAGACCAGCCAGTATTTCGCCCGCAAGCGTCCGCGGGCTCGAAGATTGTGA
- a CDS encoding amino acid adenylation domain-containing protein, with amino-acid sequence MQADCFEPGVIAIAPDFPRGPVQRFLRAREAHPAAGTVERSLAALVTLLHRHGEHAQVVLGVVVPQGDSFTAMPLLVDAGPEVTAAQIRARTDRARADLLATRERFDSDELIGRLGVATVFDRHPLFQVAYCELGTGAVESAAAEDACDTVVGCDLVFVADRDTGELRCEFDAELFEPETVRGLLAQWSVLMDSLAAEEERALGGLPMLAPELADGWGDGPWADRPATTLTALIAERAATAPDDIAVVSGDTTLTYAELDERAARVAGYLTTLGVRPRGIVALCVRRSWRVPVLALGIMKAGAAYLPLDPADPDARLSSVLADAGVPVVLCDDADIAGRPAFAEGVTAIDLTAVWADIEAAEAGARRTGSPTDLAYVLYTSGSTGRPKGVLIEHAAICNRLLHNEIRIGETDRVLQKTPLTFDVSVWDLFYPLVHGACSVIADPDGHRDSRYLVDVVRAQSITVAHFVPSMLRTWLAEPGVADCTSLRYVTTSGEALPADVAAEFHRLLPETALYNYYGPTEAAVDVTCERVLPGAAVTLGRPIENVRTLVLDDAGQVVPVGVPGQLYLAGVCLARGYVDPDDEIGRFVADRRRGERLYATGDRVRRTADGRLDYLGRTDHQLKLRGLRIEAGEVEAALRAAGKVREAVVTVHGDDPQRRELVGYLVGAPDAVLDTDELRAGLRALLPSYMVPTKFVVLDEFPRNSAGKIDRSRLPAPADPVPAGAQSTPTALSATIAAVWAEVLGRDIVPDTANFFDLGGNSLLVARVHLVLEQALGTPIARTDLFRYPTVAALATALAGAVEGRAEEAEDADRSGPFAVIGMAVRVPGAADVDEFWKVIAEARTTMTELGDEELLAAGESAERIAAPNYVRTAAVLDDIAGFDAGCFGFTAREAQVTDPQQRILLETAVQALEHAGYGGAPQRPRTGVFVGGLPSSYFHRYFADDFTRLPATQHYQIKVGNEPDFLPTSLAYRLDLRGPAVTVQTACSTSLVAVHLACQSIARGECEIALAGGVAIRVPDRVGYLHQEGMVASPDGHCRAFDERAAGTIFGNGAGVVVLKRLADAVRDGDRVFAVVRGSAINNDGSAKVGFTAPGVDGQVEVVRRAHRAAGVRAAEIGYAEAHGTATALGDPMEIAALTEAFGGPRADRCEVGSVKANIGHLDTAAGIAGFIKTVLALDHAVLPGLADLARPSSRIPWDDTPFRVSAHSRPWPADRPRIATVSAFGIGGTNAHAVLEAAPPRPDTPVADDWTGLFRLSAHTPEALRALARRYLDRLDADPGLAIQDLCFTTGFGRAHHAHRLAVVTSSVPELRAALTEYLADAPAATLFSATDSGAGQGVCLVLGDVPRQGVAEFLAEFHDDPVVLRAMEEVAAAGGDAPGELARQFVLTRIWQSCGLPLDAVIGYGTGETAAAVASGALDLASAMRTGSAKPAAVQAPTGNLWLASAMRDTDPLDAVVAAAVASGRGRLLVLGARGDDRARLRLAADRHGAHTILAADGPHEFRRALLVAAAKLYVGGADICLTPWGPFAAGQRIPLPTYAFQRTRHWVDAPRERRGTGGAADAGLLPGRRISLPLSEEIRYEREFSCAAPAYVTDHRLFGTAVVPGASHIAMVLAAAAEHIDGPYALRDTLFLNPFAVSDDGSRAAQLVLRPGGQGWDATLCAQEESAGAAWPELFRTVVESAVPEPDSDLTEAGRREVLDRCPEELSGLEFYRDVWVPGLDTGNSFHWIDTIWRGDNEALCRTTRPAGVATGSEPLHPGLVEAAFQVLNSCWKYDTDALRAQENIYVPFSIDRYYFSGRRTEGPLWIHARLIGGHEAGDEAFTARIRMYSATGELVVAVDGFESRRIGRAQVERALARTSADTTYEQQWVRTGDIADPARPVALLVVDDRADRLRRFATILDQGGIESVTVLADGGTPAEQGAWPAEIAHAEYRGFVDLRALSAVDDDSADYVRALANRYAAAVRPLPALAGQRARVWWPTRRAQAVTGDGDVGDPAATGYWGLATVVRREFPELQCSTVDLDDDSDGSLRRLVAEIRSGAPELRIAHRARQRYVARLRKARPATDLAIRSDRTYLITGGLRGIGPRVARALAEQGAGHLVLVGRTAPDAEVERLLDDIRGAGCSVTVRVSDIATGSLTDVIADAPWPLGGIVHAAGVLDDVTLAGSDAARFEPVLAPKVGGLRTLLGILGADTEFVVFFSSLTATVGAGGQGNYAAANAYLDGYASILRTRGVTATAIAWGPWDEIGMAARLDPAERERARLRGYRPLAPAQGLRLLLNNLHAAGATVVAAEVEWAKLAAGADPWYGNLAAAVPAPAPVSASMRERVRAGARIDRIALVRELTTGEVKAVLGLDGAHLVDPGQGFTELGMDSLAVVELRSRLQDGFGVALPATFGFDYPTIDAAAEYLLGAIESEEPDVESEPVAPTAEPEPPEDPIAAELALLEAALHSDARW; translated from the coding sequence GTGCAAGCGGACTGCTTCGAACCCGGAGTCATCGCGATCGCGCCGGATTTCCCGCGCGGACCCGTACAGCGCTTCCTGCGTGCCAGGGAGGCCCATCCCGCCGCGGGCACCGTCGAGCGGTCGCTCGCCGCGCTGGTCACGCTGCTGCACCGCCACGGTGAGCATGCGCAGGTCGTGCTCGGAGTGGTCGTACCGCAGGGTGATTCGTTCACCGCGATGCCGCTGCTGGTCGATGCCGGACCGGAGGTCACCGCCGCGCAGATCCGTGCGCGGACCGACCGGGCGCGCGCGGACCTGCTCGCGACGCGGGAGCGGTTCGATTCCGACGAGCTGATCGGGCGGCTCGGCGTGGCAACGGTATTCGACCGGCATCCGCTGTTCCAGGTCGCCTATTGCGAACTCGGCACCGGTGCGGTCGAATCGGCGGCGGCCGAGGATGCCTGCGATACCGTCGTCGGCTGCGATCTGGTCTTCGTCGCCGACCGCGACACCGGCGAGCTGCGTTGTGAATTCGATGCCGAGCTGTTCGAGCCGGAGACCGTGCGGGGACTGCTGGCGCAGTGGTCGGTTCTCATGGATTCACTTGCCGCCGAGGAGGAACGGGCTCTGGGCGGGCTGCCGATGCTGGCGCCCGAACTCGCGGACGGGTGGGGCGACGGTCCCTGGGCCGATCGCCCCGCCACGACCTTGACCGCGCTGATCGCCGAGCGTGCGGCGACGGCACCGGACGATATCGCCGTGGTCTCCGGCGACACCACCCTGACCTACGCCGAACTCGATGAACGGGCCGCGCGCGTGGCCGGATATCTGACCACCCTCGGCGTGCGGCCGCGCGGCATCGTCGCCCTCTGCGTGCGCAGGTCGTGGCGGGTTCCGGTGCTGGCCCTGGGGATCATGAAGGCGGGTGCGGCCTATCTGCCGCTGGACCCCGCGGATCCGGACGCGCGCTTGTCGAGCGTCCTCGCCGACGCCGGGGTGCCGGTGGTGCTGTGCGACGATGCCGACATCGCCGGGCGACCGGCATTCGCCGAAGGCGTCACCGCGATCGATCTGACGGCGGTGTGGGCGGATATCGAGGCCGCGGAGGCGGGTGCCCGGCGTACGGGATCGCCGACGGATCTCGCCTACGTCCTCTACACCTCCGGTTCCACCGGCCGCCCCAAAGGTGTGCTGATCGAACACGCGGCGATCTGTAACCGGCTGCTGCACAACGAGATACGCATCGGGGAGACGGACCGTGTCCTGCAGAAGACCCCGCTGACCTTCGACGTCTCGGTGTGGGATCTGTTCTATCCCCTCGTGCACGGCGCGTGTTCGGTGATCGCCGACCCCGACGGTCATCGCGACTCGCGATACCTGGTGGATGTCGTTCGCGCGCAGTCGATCACCGTCGCGCACTTCGTCCCGTCCATGTTGCGGACCTGGCTGGCCGAACCCGGCGTCGCCGACTGCACCTCGCTGCGCTACGTGACCACCAGCGGTGAGGCGCTGCCCGCCGATGTCGCGGCGGAATTCCACCGGCTGCTGCCGGAGACGGCGCTCTACAACTATTACGGGCCCACCGAGGCCGCCGTCGATGTGACCTGCGAGCGGGTGCTGCCGGGTGCGGCGGTCACATTGGGCCGACCGATCGAGAATGTGCGCACCCTGGTACTCGACGACGCGGGACAGGTTGTGCCCGTGGGTGTTCCGGGGCAGTTGTATCTCGCGGGTGTGTGCCTGGCGCGCGGATACGTCGATCCCGACGACGAGATCGGGCGCTTCGTCGCCGACCGTCGCCGCGGGGAGCGACTGTACGCCACCGGTGATCGGGTCCGCCGCACCGCCGACGGCCGCCTGGACTATCTCGGCCGCACCGACCACCAGCTGAAACTGCGCGGACTGCGGATCGAGGCGGGGGAGGTGGAGGCGGCGCTGCGGGCGGCCGGAAAGGTGCGCGAGGCGGTGGTCACCGTTCACGGCGACGATCCGCAGCGGCGCGAACTGGTGGGCTATCTCGTCGGCGCGCCCGATGCGGTCCTCGACACCGATGAGCTCAGGGCGGGCTTGCGCGCACTGTTGCCGTCTTACATGGTTCCGACGAAGTTCGTTGTGCTGGACGAGTTCCCGCGCAATTCGGCGGGAAAGATCGATCGTTCGCGCCTGCCCGCTCCGGCCGATCCCGTACCCGCCGGAGCACAGTCCACACCCACGGCCCTGTCGGCCACGATCGCCGCGGTCTGGGCGGAGGTGCTCGGGCGCGACATCGTCCCCGACACCGCGAACTTCTTCGACCTGGGCGGTAATTCGCTGCTCGTCGCCCGGGTGCACCTGGTCCTGGAACAGGCGCTGGGTACGCCGATCGCGCGCACGGATCTGTTCCGCTATCCCACGGTCGCGGCGCTCGCGACGGCGCTCGCGGGTGCGGTGGAAGGGCGTGCGGAGGAGGCGGAGGACGCCGATCGCAGTGGGCCGTTCGCGGTGATCGGCATGGCGGTCCGGGTCCCCGGTGCCGCCGATGTGGACGAGTTCTGGAAGGTCATCGCCGAGGCCCGCACCACCATGACCGAACTCGGCGACGAGGAATTGCTGGCGGCCGGTGAGTCCGCCGAACGGATCGCCGCGCCGAATTACGTACGCACCGCGGCGGTTCTGGACGATATCGCCGGATTCGACGCCGGCTGTTTCGGTTTCACCGCCCGCGAGGCGCAGGTTACCGATCCACAGCAGCGGATACTGCTCGAAACCGCCGTGCAGGCACTGGAACACGCGGGCTACGGCGGTGCGCCGCAGCGCCCGCGCACCGGCGTCTTCGTGGGCGGGCTGCCCAGCAGCTACTTCCACCGGTACTTCGCCGACGACTTCACCCGGCTGCCCGCCACCCAGCACTATCAGATCAAGGTGGGCAACGAACCCGACTTCCTGCCCACCTCGCTCGCCTACCGTCTCGATCTGCGCGGTCCGGCCGTGACGGTGCAGACGGCGTGTTCGACCTCGCTGGTCGCGGTGCATCTGGCCTGCCAGTCGATCGCCCGGGGGGAGTGTGAGATCGCCCTGGCGGGCGGGGTGGCGATCCGGGTGCCCGATCGGGTCGGTTATCTGCATCAGGAGGGCATGGTCGCGTCACCGGACGGGCACTGCCGGGCCTTCGACGAGCGGGCCGCGGGCACGATCTTCGGCAACGGGGCGGGCGTGGTGGTGCTCAAGCGGCTCGCGGACGCGGTCCGCGACGGCGATCGGGTCTTCGCGGTGGTGCGCGGCAGTGCGATCAACAACGACGGCTCGGCCAAGGTCGGATTCACCGCGCCCGGTGTCGACGGTCAGGTCGAGGTCGTGCGCCGCGCCCATCGGGCGGCCGGGGTGCGGGCGGCGGAGATCGGCTACGCGGAAGCGCACGGCACCGCGACGGCACTCGGCGATCCGATGGAAATCGCCGCTCTCACCGAGGCTTTCGGCGGTCCGCGCGCCGATCGCTGTGAAGTGGGATCGGTCAAGGCCAATATCGGTCATCTCGACACCGCGGCCGGTATCGCGGGATTCATCAAGACGGTGCTGGCCCTCGACCACGCGGTGCTGCCGGGACTGGCCGATCTGGCGCGGCCGAGCAGCCGGATCCCCTGGGACGACACCCCTTTCCGGGTGTCAGCGCACTCGCGGCCGTGGCCCGCGGACCGGCCGCGCATCGCGACCGTCTCGGCGTTCGGCATCGGCGGCACCAATGCGCACGCGGTCCTCGAGGCCGCGCCGCCGCGTCCGGACACACCGGTCGCAGACGACTGGACCGGTCTCTTCCGATTGTCCGCACACACCCCAGAGGCGCTGCGCGCCCTGGCCCGGCGCTACCTCGACCGGCTCGACGCCGATCCCGGCCTCGCGATCCAGGACCTCTGCTTCACCACCGGTTTCGGCCGGGCCCATCACGCCCACCGGCTCGCCGTCGTGACCTCCTCGGTGCCGGAACTGCGCGCCGCGCTGACCGAGTATCTGGCGGACGCGCCCGCCGCCACCCTGTTCAGCGCGACGGATTCCGGTGCGGGACAGGGCGTATGCCTGGTACTGGGGGACGTGCCGCGGCAGGGTGTCGCGGAGTTTCTGGCGGAATTCCACGACGATCCCGTGGTGCTGCGGGCGATGGAGGAGGTTGCGGCCGCCGGAGGGGATGCGCCCGGGGAGCTGGCGCGGCAATTCGTCCTCACCCGGATCTGGCAGTCCTGCGGTCTGCCGTTGGACGCGGTGATCGGCTACGGGACCGGCGAGACCGCCGCCGCCGTCGCGTCCGGCGCGCTCGATCTCGCGAGTGCGATGCGGACTGGTTCCGCGAAACCCGCTGCGGTACAGGCTCCTACCGGAAATCTGTGGCTGGCCTCGGCGATGCGGGACACGGATCCACTCGATGCCGTGGTGGCCGCCGCAGTAGCGTCGGGGCGTGGCCGGTTGCTCGTACTGGGTGCTCGCGGCGACGATCGGGCCCGGCTGCGACTGGCGGCCGACCGGCACGGCGCGCACACCATCCTCGCCGCCGACGGACCACACGAATTCCGGCGTGCGCTGCTGGTGGCGGCGGCCAAACTCTATGTCGGCGGCGCCGACATCTGCCTCACTCCCTGGGGGCCCTTCGCCGCCGGACAGCGTATTCCGCTGCCCACCTACGCTTTCCAGCGTACGAGGCACTGGGTCGACGCACCGCGAGAGCGGCGCGGAACCGGCGGCGCCGCCGACGCGGGTCTGCTGCCCGGACGCCGGATTTCGCTGCCGCTGTCGGAGGAGATCCGCTACGAACGCGAGTTCTCCTGTGCCGCACCGGCCTACGTGACCGACCACCGGCTGTTCGGCACGGCGGTGGTGCCCGGCGCCTCCCATATCGCGATGGTGCTGGCGGCGGCCGCGGAGCATATCGACGGCCCGTACGCCCTGCGCGACACCCTGTTCCTCAACCCGTTCGCGGTGTCCGACGACGGCAGCCGGGCGGCGCAGCTGGTATTACGCCCGGGTGGGCAGGGCTGGGATGCGACCCTCTGCGCCCAGGAGGAGAGTGCCGGGGCGGCCTGGCCCGAGCTGTTCCGCACCGTCGTGGAAAGCGCCGTACCCGAACCGGATTCGGATCTGACCGAAGCCGGGCGCCGGGAAGTGCTCGACCGCTGTCCCGAGGAACTGTCCGGGCTCGAGTTCTATCGCGACGTCTGGGTTCCGGGCCTCGACACCGGCAACTCCTTCCACTGGATCGACACCATCTGGCGCGGCGACAACGAGGCGCTCTGCCGCACGACGCGCCCCGCCGGGGTGGCGACCGGGTCCGAACCCCTGCACCCGGGACTGGTCGAGGCGGCCTTCCAGGTGCTCAACAGCTGCTGGAAGTACGACACCGACGCCCTGCGGGCCCAGGAAAACATCTACGTTCCGTTCAGCATCGACCGCTACTACTTCAGCGGCCGCCGCACCGAGGGCCCACTGTGGATTCACGCCCGGCTGATCGGCGGGCACGAAGCCGGGGACGAGGCGTTCACCGCCCGGATCCGGATGTACAGCGCGACAGGCGAACTGGTCGTGGCGGTCGACGGATTCGAATCGCGGCGGATCGGCCGGGCGCAGGTCGAACGCGCGCTGGCCCGGACGAGCGCCGATACCACCTACGAACAGCAATGGGTGCGCACCGGGGACATCGCGGACCCGGCGCGGCCGGTGGCACTGCTCGTGGTGGACGATCGCGCCGATCGCCTGCGGCGGTTCGCCACGATCCTGGACCAGGGCGGCATCGAATCGGTCACCGTCCTCGCCGACGGCGGCACTCCCGCCGAACAGGGCGCGTGGCCCGCCGAGATCGCACATGCCGAATATCGCGGATTCGTCGATCTGCGTGCGCTCTCCGCCGTGGACGACGATTCGGCCGACTACGTCCGCGCACTGGCGAACCGATACGCGGCGGCGGTGCGGCCGCTGCCCGCCCTGGCGGGACAACGCGCGCGGGTCTGGTGGCCTACCCGCCGGGCACAGGCTGTGACCGGGGACGGCGACGTCGGCGATCCGGCGGCGACCGGTTATTGGGGCCTGGCCACCGTGGTTCGGCGCGAGTTCCCCGAATTGCAGTGCAGTACGGTCGATCTCGACGACGACAGCGACGGGTCGCTACGCCGATTGGTGGCCGAGATCCGATCCGGCGCACCGGAATTGCGGATCGCGCACCGGGCTCGGCAGCGGTATGTGGCCAGGCTGCGGAAGGCGCGCCCGGCCACCGATCTCGCCATCCGGTCCGATCGCACCTATCTGATCACCGGCGGCCTGCGTGGTATCGGCCCACGGGTGGCGCGGGCACTGGCCGAACAGGGGGCGGGGCATCTCGTCCTGGTCGGGCGCACCGCACCGGATGCCGAGGTCGAACGGTTGCTGGACGACATCCGTGGTGCGGGGTGCTCGGTGACGGTGCGGGTGTCCGATATCGCCACCGGATCGCTCACCGATGTGATCGCCGACGCGCCCTGGCCGCTGGGTGGCATCGTGCACGCCGCGGGCGTGCTCGACGATGTCACCCTCGCCGGATCGGACGCCGCTCGCTTCGAACCCGTGCTCGCGCCCAAGGTCGGCGGGCTGCGCACCCTGCTCGGAATCCTCGGCGCCGACACCGAATTCGTGGTGTTCTTCTCGTCGCTCACGGCCACCGTCGGCGCCGGGGGACAGGGCAACTACGCGGCCGCCAACGCCTATCTGGACGGTTACGCCTCGATCCTGCGCACCCGGGGCGTCACGGCCACCGCGATCGCATGGGGCCCGTGGGACGAGATCGGCATGGCCGCGCGCCTGGACCCGGCCGAACGCGAGCGCGCGCGACTGCGCGGCTACCGGCCGCTCGCGCCCGCCCAGGGGCTGCGATTGTTGCTGAACAATCTGCACGCGGCCGGTGCGACCGTGGTCGCCGCCGAGGTCGAGTGGGCGAAACTCGCCGCGGGCGCAGACCCCTGGTACGGCAACCTCGCGGCGGCGGTCCCGGCGCCCGCGCCGGTGAGCGCGTCGATGCGGGAACGGGTGCGGGCGGGCGCGCGCATCGATCGGATCGCGCTGGTGCGTGAGCTCACCACCGGTGAGGTGAAGGCGGTGCTGGGACTCGACGGCGCCCATCTGGTCGATCCTGGACAGGGATTCACCGAGCTCGGCATGGACTCGCTGGCGGTGGTCGAACTGCGCTCCCGGCTGCAGGACGGCTTCGGGGTGGCCCTTCCGGCGACCTTCGGATTCGACTATCCCACCATCGACGCGGCGGCCGAATACCTGCTCGGCGCAATCGAATCCGAGGAACCGGACGTCGAATCGGAACCCGTCGCACCGACAGCGGAACCCGAACCACCGGAGGATCCCATCGCCGCCGAACTCGCCCTGCTCGAAGCGGCATTACACAGCGACGCACGGTGGTGA
- a CDS encoding acyltransferase, whose product MAPLPLSAVDHMWTANMAGPLQFVVEFDAELDAERLVAAYIETAREFAGADAALVQLDEHTLAMDVDDPRPEIRATTGDPDAPLSECVDPVRIGRGHVLARGRVVRRGDRTAIGLSMSHGLADGYGLFFFLAAWAARSRGARFLSPRCDRTVLTRPQARERDRVDPEALRRAGFVTVAPDAVLPELEVRTGALDLTEFEAQAQDSGLSTANLLAASLFRDYAAIADTERITLACPVDIRRHVRELGPTYFGNGFLQVLLEVETGWVRESTVAEIAGRVRAEIDTVPGRIDDAVAEIETFLRVRGLAALDRVWGYPPDSGFLVSDVSRIPASWLDFGAGPPVAQVTPARRPRQHGCYLLPDPERAHGLHWASTLDHEPVRQS is encoded by the coding sequence ATGGCGCCGCTACCGCTGTCGGCCGTCGACCACATGTGGACGGCGAACATGGCCGGTCCGCTGCAGTTCGTGGTCGAGTTCGATGCCGAACTCGACGCCGAGCGACTGGTCGCCGCCTACATCGAGACCGCACGCGAATTCGCCGGTGCGGACGCGGCGCTCGTCCAGCTCGACGAACACACCCTGGCCATGGACGTCGACGATCCGCGGCCCGAGATCCGCGCCACGACAGGCGATCCCGATGCGCCACTGAGCGAGTGCGTCGATCCCGTCCGGATCGGCCGCGGCCATGTTCTCGCCCGCGGCAGGGTCGTGCGCCGTGGTGATCGGACCGCGATCGGGCTGTCGATGTCGCACGGGCTCGCCGACGGATACGGCCTGTTCTTCTTCCTCGCGGCCTGGGCCGCCCGGTCGCGGGGCGCCCGCTTCCTGTCCCCGCGCTGTGATCGCACGGTACTGACCCGGCCGCAGGCCCGCGAGCGGGACCGGGTCGACCCGGAGGCGTTGCGCCGGGCCGGATTCGTGACCGTCGCGCCCGATGCGGTACTGCCCGAACTCGAGGTGCGCACCGGCGCCCTGGACCTCACCGAATTCGAAGCGCAGGCGCAGGATTCGGGTCTTTCTACCGCGAATCTGCTGGCAGCGAGCCTGTTTCGCGACTACGCGGCGATCGCCGACACCGAGCGGATCACCCTGGCCTGCCCGGTCGATATCCGCCGCCACGTTCGCGAACTGGGACCCACCTACTTCGGCAACGGATTCCTGCAGGTGCTCCTCGAGGTCGAGACCGGCTGGGTGCGCGAATCCACCGTCGCCGAGATCGCGGGCCGGGTTCGCGCCGAAATCGATACGGTCCCCGGGCGGATCGACGACGCGGTGGCCGAGATCGAGACGTTCCTGCGGGTGCGGGGCCTGGCGGCGCTCGATCGGGTGTGGGGCTATCCGCCGGATTCCGGTTTCCTGGTCAGCGATGTGTCCCGGATTCCGGCCTCCTGGCTGGATTTCGGCGCGGGGCCGCCGGTGGCGCAGGTGACTCCGGCCCGCCGCCCACGCCAGCACGGGTGCTATCTGCTGCCCGATCCCGAGCGTGCGCACGGCCTGCACTGGGCCTCCACACTCGATCACGAGCCGGTCCGGCAGTCGTAG
- a CDS encoding carbamoyltransferase family protein — MVRLPAAQPKTILGISGLHNSVPFKKARFPGLGWRDYRITQGFDSAAALLHEGRLAGAVAEERFTGEKATGAFPEHAIRYGLERAGISIDAVDVLAHGFSYEPLRADFEHSDLGRARFREVFARQVLLDTLSETFGGDWDDRLVQVPHHLAHAASTFYPSGFDSALILVADGMGEQHSATVALGSDAGIEPIATVSELNSLGILYGVFTYYLGFAFGLDEYKIMGLAPYGDHRKHFAAMMDLIHLRPDGTFTIPVLYRNETDWDRETYRGTLKALEEIFGPARAPEDELTDHHRDIAAALQAALEATLLHTLRHFRKQTGATDLCMAGGVALNCTANGVILRSRQFKRMYIQSAAGDDGTALGAALYVHHQGASEPIAGIETPLSGPEFGDDDIAAALAHRTDCTATRFADFEDLAAELGRRLAAGQIGALFQGRLEYGPRALGNRSILGDPRHPRMRDIINAKVKKREAFRPFAPAVLDEYATTYFDIKDHEVGTYAWMLFITAVRPEFREQLPAVTHVDGSARVQTVSKSANARFWTVIEAFRQQTGTPIVLNTSFNVKGQPIVRTPAEALETFVTAGLDVLAIGDYLVEPVTAG; from the coding sequence ATGGTGAGATTGCCTGCCGCGCAACCGAAGACGATCCTGGGAATCAGCGGCCTGCACAACAGTGTGCCGTTCAAGAAAGCGCGTTTTCCCGGCCTGGGGTGGCGTGACTACCGCATCACCCAGGGTTTCGATTCGGCCGCCGCACTGCTGCACGAGGGACGCCTGGCCGGTGCCGTGGCCGAGGAGCGCTTCACCGGTGAGAAGGCGACCGGAGCGTTTCCCGAACATGCCATCCGATACGGACTCGAGCGGGCCGGAATATCGATCGACGCGGTGGACGTACTGGCGCACGGCTTCTCCTACGAACCCTTGCGCGCGGATTTCGAGCACAGCGATCTCGGCCGTGCCCGTTTCCGCGAGGTCTTCGCCCGGCAGGTGTTGCTGGACACACTCTCGGAGACCTTCGGCGGCGACTGGGACGACCGGCTGGTGCAGGTGCCGCATCATCTGGCCCATGCGGCCAGCACGTTCTATCCGAGCGGATTCGATTCGGCGTTGATCCTGGTCGCCGACGGTATGGGTGAGCAGCACAGCGCGACCGTGGCACTGGGCTCGGACGCCGGTATCGAGCCGATCGCGACGGTATCGGAACTGAATTCGCTCGGAATTCTCTATGGTGTCTTCACCTACTATCTGGGCTTCGCCTTCGGCCTCGACGAATACAAGATCATGGGCTTGGCGCCCTACGGCGACCACCGCAAACATTTCGCGGCGATGATGGATCTGATCCATCTGCGACCGGACGGCACCTTTACCATTCCCGTCCTGTACCGCAACGAAACCGATTGGGACCGGGAAACTTATCGCGGCACGCTGAAGGCGCTGGAGGAGATCTTCGGTCCCGCACGGGCTCCCGAGGACGAGCTCACCGATCATCACCGCGATATCGCCGCCGCACTGCAGGCGGCGCTGGAGGCGACCCTGCTGCACACCCTGCGGCACTTCCGGAAACAGACCGGCGCGACCGATCTGTGCATGGCCGGAGGGGTGGCGCTGAACTGCACCGCGAACGGAGTGATCCTGCGCAGCCGCCAGTTCAAGCGGATGTACATCCAGTCCGCGGCCGGTGACGACGGCACTGCTCTGGGGGCGGCGCTGTACGTCCACCATCAGGGCGCTTCTGAACCGATCGCGGGGATCGAAACCCCGCTGAGCGGACCGGAATTCGGCGACGACGACATCGCCGCCGCACTGGCCCACCGGACCGACTGCACCGCAACCCGATTCGCCGACTTCGAGGACCTGGCCGCCGAACTCGGCCGCCGCCTCGCCGCCGGGCAGATCGGGGCGCTGTTCCAGGGACGGCTGGAATACGGCCCGCGCGCACTGGGCAACCGCAGCATTCTCGGTGATCCCCGGCATCCGCGGATGCGCGACATCATCAATGCGAAAGTCAAGAAGCGTGAGGCGTTCCGGCCGTTCGCGCCCGCGGTGCTGGACGAGTACGCCACGACCTATTTCGATATCAAGGACCACGAGGTCGGCACCTATGCCTGGATGCTGTTCATCACGGCGGTGCGCCCGGAGTTCCGCGAACAGTTGCCCGCGGTCACCCATGTCGACGGTTCGGCGCGGGTGCAGACCGTCTCGAAGTCGGCGAACGCGCGGTTCTGGACGGTGATCGAGGCATTCCGGCAGCAGACCGGGACGCCGATCGTGCTGAACACCTCCTTCAACGTGAAGGGCCAGCCGATCGTGCGCACTCCGGCCGAGGCGCTGGAAACGTTCGTCACCGCGGGCCTGGACGTGCTGGCCATCGGCGATTACCTGGTCGAGCCGGTCACCGCCGGATAA